Genomic segment of Dromiciops gliroides isolate mDroGli1 chromosome 3, mDroGli1.pri, whole genome shotgun sequence:
ttttttactCTACTGTACACTAATTCTTTTAAGTGATCCCTGAGATGAACTTTGACTAAACTGTTCCCTGAATATATTTTGTGTAACTATATTAGAAAGCGTCTTAATCTGATAttctaattatttaaatgtaaCTTTTAAGAAGTAAGTTCTTAGTTGTAAAATCTCTACAAAATGCCTCCTTTtcctatgttgttgttttttttggggggggggtgaggggtgtTTAATACCTGTCCACATGCATTAACCTAAAACCTATTGTCACATattataaaaaagatgattggaggtgttttttttttttaatttagtaaatGAAATGCTTTGTTGAATTTTtggttatgtatatatatctttctttcttttttttaggataCATATGGAATAATAGTTCAAGGCGACCTACAATGGAAAAGTCATGGATGTTGTGGACCTTTGTTGAAAGATGGCTGTTGGCCTTAGCTTCATGGTCTTGGGCTCTCTGCCgtatttctcttttacctttaaTAGTGACTTTCCATCTGTATGGAGGCATCACCTTACTTGTGTTGATATTTGTGTCGATAGCAGGTATTCTATATAAATTCCAGGATGTGTTGCTTTATTTTCCAGAACAGCCATCATCATCACGCCTTTATGTCCCTATGCCTACTGGCATTCCACATGAAAACATTTTCATCAGAACCAAAGACGGAGTGCTTCTCAATCTTATTTTGCTGAGATACACTGGAGATGATTCAACATACTCCCCAACTATCATTTATTTTCATGGGAATGCAGGCAATATTGGTCACAGGCTCCCAAATGCTTTGCTTATGCTGGTTAACCTGAAAGTTAACCTTTTACTAGTTGATTATAGAGGTTATGGAAAAAGTGAAGGTGAAGCAAGTGAAGAAGGACTCTACTTAGATTCTGAAGCTGTATTGGATTATGTGATGACCAGACCTGATCTcgataaaacaaaaatttttctttttggccGTTCCCTGGGGGGAGCAGTGGCTATTCACTTAGCTTCTGAAAATTCCCATAGGATTTCAGCCATCATGGTAGAGAACACGTTTCTAAGCATACCACATATGGCcactactttattttctttttttccaatgagatatctTCCTTTGTGGTGCTACAAAAATAAATTCCTGTCCTACAGAAAAATATCTCAGTGCAGAATGccttctcttttcatctctggGCTGTCAGACCAGTTAATTCCACCAGTAATGATGAAGCAGCTTTATGAACTTTCCCCGTCTCGGACTAAGAGATTAGCAATTTTTCCTGATGGAACTCATAATGACACATGGCAGTGCCAGGGTTACTTCACCGCACTTGAACAGTTCATCAAAGAAGTTATAAAAAGTCACTCCCCTGAAGAAATGGCAAAGACTTCATCTAATGTAACAattatataatattctttttctgaTTAATGCACTGTATCTTGATTTGTGTGAAGTGATaaagaatgttaatttttaaatgtgtattaTGTCTGTACTTGCCTAAAGAGTAAAATTAAACTTTGAAAGGTCTTTAATACTTCTCTGTGATGATCCAGATAgtttttacatttgaagaactGTCATTGTTGGAATAGTTTCATACATTTTCATCAAACCTTTCAATATGGATAGGTATCCATATTTTATGCCAGTATAATGGAGACTATTCAAAAGTTCCTGGTTACAGCAGTGGTAATAATCTATAATCAATGCTATTCTTAtactttggggggaagggagggagatgggaagaaaaaatggagatatCAAGACATTTTTCCGTATTCTTCACTTTAGGAAATATTGGGACAATCATGGTTAGCAGACTATGTTCTATAACAGCATATTTCACTTCAAGAATTAGTACAAAATGCATGACAGTATTTTATTCCCTGAATTATGCAATTCACCATTTTTAATGTAAATAGCACCAGTAGTATACTAGTGTATACTATCATCTGGGTTAGATCTATTTTTATGTAAACATTTTATTACATGTTTGTCAAAAGGATAAACCATAAGGCCTATGTGCAGGGTGCCATTGACTTAGCTTCTGTGAGTGCTGagatctttttccccctttagtaATAAGTAGAAAAATGTAATCATAGTATTTCTGTTGCGTACAACCAAACCCCTTGGCATGCAAAAATAGATATTTAGCATTTTACTGCAGCTTCGGTTGGTTGTGTTTatctaaatttttaaacatttatagtCATTTTGGTGGCAAAGAGAATTTTAGCTGTTGTAAATACTAACAGTCTGTAGCTAGACATACTAATAGCAGCCATAACAAAGATTTGAACTTTTTAGAGAACTAACTTTGAAAGTATTTCTCATTCTGTGATTGTATATGTTCTATAGAAGAGTTAA
This window contains:
- the ABHD13 gene encoding protein ABHD13 isoform X1, with product MEKSWMLWTFVERWLLALASWSWALCRISLLPLIVTFHLYGGITLLVLIFVSIAGILYKFQDVLLYFPEQPSSSRLYVPMPTGIPHENIFIRTKDGVLLNLILLRYTGDDSTYSPTIIYFHGNAGNIGHRLPNALLMLVNLKVNLLLVDYRGYGKSEGEASEEGLYLDSEAVLDYVMTRPDLDKTKIFLFGRSLGGAVAIHLASENSHRISAIMVENTFLSIPHMATTLFSFFPMRYLPLWCYKNKFLSYRKISQCRMPSLFISGLSDQLIPPVMMKQLYELSPSRTKRLAIFPDGTHNDTWQCQGYFTALEQFIKEVIKSHSPEEMAKTSSNVMNGDY
- the ABHD13 gene encoding protein ABHD13 isoform X2: MEKSWMLWTFVERWLLALASWSWALCRISLLPLIVTFHLYGGITLLVLIFVSIAGILYKFQDVLLYFPEQPSSSRLYVPMPTGIPHENIFIRTKDGVLLNLILLRYTGDDSTYSPTIIYFHGNAGNIGHRLPNALLMLVNLKVNLLLVDYRGYGKSEGEASEEGLYLDSEAVLDYVMTRPDLDKTKIFLFGRSLGGAVAIHLASENSHRISAIMVENTFLSIPHMATTLFSFFPMRYLPLWCYKNKFLSYRKISQCRMPSLFISGLSDQLIPPVMMKQLYELSPSRTKRLAIFPDGTHNDTWQCQGYFTALEQFIKEVIKSHSPEEMAKTSSNVTII